One Plasmodium cynomolgi strain B DNA, scaffold: 0215, whole genome shotgun sequence genomic region harbors:
- a CDS encoding hypothetical protein (putative), giving the protein MDSIELPSENFYDKLKFSNGGLDKYIEECKSQNTPHNTDSTIMNICGKLVKYLKSNYAEENIGKLKDHHCNLLSLWIYEQLDKKFNVDHGKIIQIYTEFQLILSDILTGHNKNEVHNCLRSLSVFPPHKFWKYRKDLYDYCVDYDTIIQLARSGNLECKKYEKHIQEKFRLYKEFERLYINAYNIRNVFYEKCNGYDTIKAIPELKCEQEILAQEKSKEYLADPGLLDITDFSDKNSNSTKILDNVLLGVVTTSMISGLLYKVNKILIKTYQLYKLFNNLFAIRININKYIIYFSCYSFIYKFTPLGSRLRNVLGWNKYTLSNPNEGENILFAKTHESFNPHNVEREKYIGYHPS; this is encoded by the coding sequence ATGGATTCAATAGAATTACCATCAGAAAATTTCTATGATAAATTGAAATTTTCTAATGGAGGAttagataaatatattgaaGAATGTAAATCACAGAATACTCCACACAATACAGATTCAAcaattatgaatatatgtgGAAAGCTTGTAAAATATCTAAAATCTAATTATGCAGAAGAAAATATAGGTAAATTGAAGGATCATCATTGTAACCTTTTGAGCCTTTGGATATATGAACagttggataaaaaatttaatgttgatcatggaaaaattattcaaatttataCTGAATTTCAGTTAATATTAAGCGATATTCTTACAGGTcacaataaaaatgaagtccATAATTGCCTGCGTAGTTTAAGTGTATTTCCTCCACATAAATTCTGGAAATATCGTAAGGATCTGTATGATTATTGTGTCGATTATGATACAATTATTCAATTAGCTAGATCTGGTAATTTAGAATgcaagaaatatgaaaaacaCATCCAAGAAAAATTTAGACTGTATAAAGAATTTGAGAGATTATACattaatgcatataatattcGGAATGTTTTctatgaaaaatgtaatggTTACGACACGATAAAAGCGATACCTGaattaaaatgtgaacaagAAATTTTAGCACAAGAAAAGTCAAAAGAATATTTAGCTGATCCTGGTTTATTAGATATTACAGACTTTTCTGATAAAAACTCTAATTCTACAAAAATTCTTGACAATGTGCTCCTGGGAGTAGTTACAACTTCCATGATATCTggcttattatataaagtaaataaaattttaataaaaacataccAACTGTAtaaactttttaataatttatttgctATACGCAtcaatataaataaatatattatatacttttcatgttattcttttatttacaagTTTACACCCTTAGGAAGTCGGTTACGCAACGTGTTGGGATGGAATAAATATACGTTAAGTAACccaaatgaaggagaaaacataTTATTCGCTAAAACACATGAATCATTTAATCCGCATAACgtggaaagagaaaaatacatagGATATCATccttcgtaa